In the Bicyclus anynana chromosome 22, ilBicAnyn1.1, whole genome shotgun sequence genome, ttaatttaaaattcacaaccctacttcatcattatcaaccatattcagctcactgccacgctggcccaatgcggattggcaaacttcacacacgcagagaattaagaaaattctctggtatccaggttttctcacgatgtttttccttcaccgtttgagacacgtgatatttaatttcttaaaatgcacacaactgaaaaattggaggtgcatgcccggaccggattcgaacccacacccttcggaaacGGAGGCAGTCATCAgtcaggtcatatccactaggctatcactagGCAAACGCCTGTGCAGGTCCTACAGTACAATGAGTATAGCAAGTTTTGATATCCACTACagagattatttaaaaaaaaaaaaccaacatacatacagccgaacgtagaacctcctcctttttggaagtcggttaaaaataagcaGTGTGGAATGATCAAGCTCAGTGTGGATttgtcgggcatactccgacaatAATCACGGGAGTTTTAGCTGtttataattcattattataactaacactcatcatcatcatcatcatatcaaccgatggacgtccactgcaggacataggccttttgtaggaacttacaaacatcacgatcctgagccgcctgcatccagcgaatccttgcgactcgcttgatgtcgtcagtctacctggtaggggatcgaccaacactgcgctttctaatgcgAGGTCGCGAttcaagcaccttgggaccccaacgtccattggcttttcgaactatatgccccgcctattgccatttctgcttcgcgactcattgagcgatctatgtcggtgactttggttcttctacagtCCTTCTcatttgattcgatcacgcagtatagaatgtttttttttatttttagaaaagacATTAGCTATTGTTCAATTTACTGAATGGAAAATGTTAATGAATGCAGAAACTGTGTTACGTACTATTTGGGCATTGCCTTGAAGGAAGAAAAAGGgtgatgaaaaattaaaagcaaCAGAAATGAGACACTTTACGCTGCGAACAATGAAGTAACAAAACTACCAACTAGAAGGCACGAGAGCTCTACAAACAGACACTTTCCGTGTTGCGAGATAATAAGACGTCGGACGTTCAAACACTTGTCTTTACTTAGAAGACTTGCtaatgaaaatgaataaaacatcctaaattgtaatattaataataataataatttatttattcatcagaaagcaggtttacaaagattaaatataataagaccctgatactttcttccataataatttggtgtatgaaaaatttaaatagactatgtataatcctaatttaaaagcaaatagataaaaaagaaaacatatgtaatagcttatacaatttaacattttaagattcaatgattatgacaaatctaactcaaaactactgtgacagataaaataaaataatagtcataatgtatactgtcaaaattattaaaccatgTTAAATTACCTACTAATGTACCTACTAGCTTTACATACGATCAATACAAACATAAGCATAATAAACTACCTTAGGTTTACATATTATGCACTAAGTATAAAGCAATATTTCTGAACGCTGAGGTACTccttagttaattaaaaaaaatagtttaatttgaattattttaattcccTCTTTAAACAGCATACAATTAACACAATTACAGAACTAATTATTCAGGTTCtagaaatattttatcaactagcgggcgcccacgactttgtccgcgtggaattaagttagatttttacaaattacgcgggaaccatatatttttccgggatgaaaagtaacctaagtgttaatccagagaatatctattttcattccaaatttcagccaaatcaccgcaaatttgacaaagtttcatacaaactttcatgcCCTATTTTATTcacttgggggtagaattgatcaaaataatTTCTTAGCGAAttcctacgtcataacatctacctgcatgccaaatttcaagctatcagcccgatccgtctagatcactatgtcagtcacctttgagttataaatatttagatatcAATATATAATACAATGTCACTAAATGCAGCCTGTACtggtattcttgccaccattccacgtgggcatgatttgtatatttattaggatACATTAGCTAAGTTCAGTAAagtattctttttcaataaaaaaaaacataaaaaaatcacagataaaattaattcattgaCTGATTTACACCCTTTCATTTTTCTTAGTCTGTAAAGTTTTGTTATCTAATTTTCTACAGTATTCCATATTctaaaaaaagcgttcaattTTCGCGACATAGTTACCTTATAATTTAGAAGAATTATTAATCGTTCTCTTTCTATTTCTTTCAGGTATTCTATATCTAACTGTAATTGCAAAATGTCAGCACCCAGCTCACACGGGTAGGTATGCATCAATCATTTTATTACATCTGTTATATTCTAGTACATAGAACTATGCATTGAATAAATCTGTTGTTGCATTTTCAGTATCATTCGTGCAGCCGAATCAACTTTCATATCCATATATCCAATCGGGTCATCCACCGTGGCATCAGTTCACATCCCCGCGGAAAAGATCACCTGACATTCAACAATACTATAATGGTCCATACAATCAACAATACAACCAATATTCGTACAACCAAAGACCCTATCAACATCCAGAGACACTCCAAACGTACCCTCAAGCCTATGACACGAGGCCATCTATCGATTTAATAAACACAGAGTCGAGGAACACCCAAAACGACGGAAGACTTCTATCACAATCTGCTTTTACAAGAATATCTGAAACTTTAGGAGCCATTAACACTGTTGGTCATTACTTGATTGATATAGTAAATGAGAACGATAGAAATGAATCTGACCCAAACTTGCAACAACTACCACAAGCGTTGTATACAATAAGCAAGAACGTTTTAGGAAGGAACGTGACAGATAAAATTGCGCCTATAGTCAAGAAAGCGTTGCCTAAAGTTTTACCTGATGCACCGATTACGAGAATAGCAACAGGTGACTTGGATAGAAATGACGCTAAAGCTTGTACAACACCAGAAGGAGAGGAAGGCATTTGCGAGGATCTGAGCAACTGTCCGCAACTGCTCCTTAACCTAGTAAATCTTCGTGAATCACTATGTTTTAAGGATTTATTCGTGCCTGGAGTGTGTTGTCCTCGAGATGCTGTAGTTCCAGCTACACAGGCTGTTGAGAAGCCAATTGTATCTACAACCAGCAAACCGACATATTTGATTCCTGTTACAACGCAACGGCCTATTCCAAAACCTACAACAACAAAGAAACCGTCTGCTATCCTAGTTTTGACCACTAAAAGGCCAAAGCCCACAATCACTACTACTCCTAGGCCTACCACTACAGTACCTACAACAACGACTACAAGAATACCTTCAACGACTAGCTACTATACGTTGCCACCTCCTTTCATCGCGAACTACTCCACGGTTGTTGATGTAAAtggtaatttttagttttattttaagtttatttgatCTAGAATTCATTCACGCAATTCAAGCAATTAGTTTGACTCATTTTTCGTTTGAGCTTAATTAAAGTAATGTAAGTAAAgagcttattaataaaatctgtgtTATCCGTTGAAAATTCGTTAAGTTTAAACCAATAACATCCTTTTATATTCATTTCACATCTTAGAGCCTGTTGTTTGTTTCCCaaactattatttttagtgGGTAAATCTTACTTGTTACGAAGGAACGAGGAGATTACATCAGACCCttaccgactaaaaccccacggtatTCTGACTCGCGTAATGATAGGACTAGGCTACGCTTTCGCACACCGTGACGTATTTAGCAAAACATAACCTATCCTAATAATCGAACTGCAATAACTTTGTCCTTCTAAACTGCCTTTAACTGAAGTCACCTTATTGAtgaattcttttttaaatttcagactGTGGGCAGAGAGAAGACGAAGGTGGCAGAATAGTGGGCGGTACGGAGTCTAAGCCTGGCGCGTGGCCATGGATGGCTGCTATATACCTGCACGGCAGCAAGCGACGCGAGTTCTGGTGCGGAGGTACCCTGGTCGGCAGGAGACATGTCTTGACTGCTGCACATTGCACGCGGGACTCCAAGCAGAGGCCGTAGgttcaatattttatgtttgacTGTCAGTACCAGCTGGTTTTAccttgaaattatttatttattttttttgtgacaaGACCTAAAGCGCTTATGCTGTGCTATATTAGTGGTAGGAAAGAGACTATCATACTCAATTGGGATTAATTCGAGCGTCACGGAGACGTATTAGATTTCGTAGATAATGATAGGGAGtataatacctactatttttgcttttagcaatagggaaaaatatacaaattttaaagacaattttaaaaaattgtcggCGTTAATCGTCAGAAAATATATTCCTTCTGAAAACAAAATAACCCTAGCTGCAGCTCGAGAACAGAACTACAACTGTTTTTTTATGCAACTTTGTAACACTCCCATTAGCTTTCCAAATCATCATATTACGAGGCTGTACCTCGTTAATAAGAATCCCATAACTTTCGGCTTATTGACAAAACTTCAACtccttttaaaagttaacttgtAACCTTTTTCAGCTTCCCAGCGCGTCAGTTCAGTGTACGTCTGGGAGACGTGGACCTGTCACGAGACGACGAGCCGTCCCGCCCCATCACCCTGCGTGTGAGCGCCGTGCGAGCTCACGACCAGTTCTCCAGGGTTGGCTACTACAATGATATTGCTGTGCTAGTGTTGGCTGGTAAGTTATCCTTATCCTTCAAAAGTCTTTTATAATATCATAAACCTTTTATCTATGAGCTGTGCCATCAGTACTCATAGGCTAGATGGTTAAGTTACTGAATCTTGACACAGCCATGTATACTTTTCTTAATAAACAGAAGCTCATTGGTCGtattatgagtttttttttgactaatttctggtataattttaaaaattcagccATGCTTATTTAACACCAAAGTAGCTATTTCCTATGTTGCTACATAGAAACCAGTTAAACATTGACTGTCAATACTGTACAatgacaatctatactaatattataaagctgaaaagtttgtttgtttgtttgcttgaacgcgctaatctccggaactactCCTCCTgtagtcaagtggcacgtcgattcccGTTGTACGATctcaaacgctttgaaaactagaaaaatgtacgggaatgaTCTTGATCACTTGACCTGTCGATGGCAAATGACATTCCtaaattttttctagtttttgaagcgtttgtgatcgtagaaagagaatcgacgtgccactgggCTACAGGtgctggtccaatttgaaaaaataatttagtattagatagcccatttatcaaggaaggctatactttatccccgtaccTACTTTATCCTATGagaacgcgcggcgtcagctattgaAGCATAAAATCATTGAAAGAATTATGATTTTAGAATAGCAGCTGTTAAAACTaaatctacttgaaataaatttattttgatttcaataatattgtttCAGAAAACGTCCACAAATCAAAATACGTGATACCAATCTGCCTACCACACGGGGAGCTATCAAGACAGCAGTTTGACGGCTCAGTAGCTACCGTGGTAGGATGGGGCACCACGAGATACGGTGGTGGAGAGAGCTCAAGACAGTTGGAAGCAAAGCTGCCTGTATGGAGGAACGAGGACTGTGACAGAGCATACTTCCAACCAATTACTGACACTTTCCTATGTGCTGGATATCCTAGGGGAGGTGTTGATGCTTGTCAGGTAAGTTTCACATCATTATCAGTGTTATTATCTACAAACCTTGACTTCTCTTCTTGCCTCTGCCAGACACTGCCTAAATTTGGTGGGAAGTAGCGAGGAAAATAAGCAGGGGAAGGTGGACTTGTTACTCTTCCTGGCGCATATCAAATACCAATCCGAATATTCGTGGTAATAATTTCATATTATCCGCAAGAGTATTTCCACGAGTaaagttaaaataggctgataataattggatagaagcaggcgttactttgcggaagttcatcatgtatataatgatttatttattttgctatcaaccgcgaaaagccgacgaactcatgcgacaacgtcacccaggttcgACAAaattctctacgtacgtttcaccttgaaaccggagcatcctcaggagatattgactctacaacgtgcaattacaAAGTTAATCTCCTGAGAATGATCCGGgaaaacgtacgtagagagtattttgtcagacctgggtgacgttgtcgcatgggttcgtcgacttttcgctgatgatagcaaaatatataaatcattataaaattaggctgataatgatgatgaatatttaaatattcgcctgaatgttgtttaatgttatgtttttaattCCAGGGAGACTCCGGTGGTCCTCTCATGTTACTCGCCAACGGTCGCTGGACGCAGATCGGTGTAGTTTCGTTCGGAAACAAGTGCGGCGAGCCGGGGTACCCGGGCGTCTATACCCGGGTCACGCAGTATCTGAGCTGGCTGCAACAAAacttagtttaataataaattaataggcAAATCTTTGAAAAACTATTTCATGTGGTTCGTTCGTGCTTCTCGTAGCATGTTTAGAAAcccgtttataaataaatataataatgaccaTTCCTCGTATTAGTACTATTGCATTaagggccctactcacacatctgccgaaggggcaatctagggtgcacggtagttgtggcgatatcgggagtatctctacacacttgcctgccgtgcagtgttccagaataagccgagctgagcacacgtattgagaatagcacccatattatcgaccactcaaaagattggagtagccttggcgctttctgtggtgctacctcaaaaaaaaaggtaaatgaGATACTGGGTGAAGAAATGGCTACAGAAAAGAAGTGAGTCATgccacatgaatattataaaaatacacattttgattctacgctgtttgtacgtgcactccgtgtggcgcgagactatccttgatccctaagtcgtccctgccgtcggtgcgtgtgtagcgcgattggggcaatttctcagtcagtttgtcagcagctgtcacacggagtgcacgtacaagcagcgtagaatcaaaatgtgtactttaataatattcatgtggcataactcacttcttttctgtagccatttcttcacccagtatctccttttccttttttttgaggtagcaccacagaaagcgccaaggctactccaatcttttgagtggtcgataatatgggtgccattctcaatacgtgtgctcagctcggcttattctggaacactgcacggcaggcaagtgtgtagagatactcccgatatcgccacaaccgccgtgcacccgagattgcccctgcggcagatgtgtgagtagggccctttactcgattttcttttatatatttttttacctataaaatctttgactcGTTGAATCTTCAGAATTcagaaaaaataaagtagttaATTGGAAAATTCAGGCTAAATCTGGGGTTAAATCcaacaaaataaattctaaacgaaattaaagtactcgatttattttttattattttaagaaaacgcTAAGCTAAAATGCTAAAAAGCCATGTTCTATGTTTCGTTCAGAAATGTACAAACAAATTAACCCGTTGAGATGCAGTTGAATAGGTAACTATTTAGACTacctattattttctttaagacCCATGATGACGTAAAATTTTATAGTCTTGGATGGACCATGTcaaataatagattttaaatattacgcTACACGACCAACGAAATCAcctttttttgaattatttttgtagGATTTTGTTTACAATACGAGTAAGTACATTGCACgtcctttttttaataacttctaACAAGTTTAATAATCGATTACAGTCGATTAATGCtaatgttatttgttttatgatatttaagtGTATATTGGTGTTCTACCAATTTTAGTATCATGATAGTCATGAatctattttaagttttatttaaattcttttataaGATTACTAAGTAAATATACGACTTAATTCCTGTTTACTTGATGATTCAATATATTAATGgacttgtaaataaaacaattttttgtatCCCTCTCGTTAAACATTATTATACAAAGATGCATCCGTAccaattattcaaattttcagTATTTTACCAGTTACCGTACAAGATTTttccataattattattattttagagtTATTTTAgatactaggtaggtacttatgccATATTATTTGCACCTATTTATTAGAACATTTTTATATCGTAATTTTGTCCTTTATGCTTTTTGACTTTAATTgtgattgtattaaaaattaattgtaagataattaagtaatttaatttaaaaaaatcgcaGTCAGCTAATAatggtgttttatttttgtgcCTACAATTACTTATTTAGTACTCTAAAAAGTACAATTTCCCATTTCCTATATGTTAATCttctacaatataaaaataagtcgggttttccttcctgacgctataactccagaacgcacgaaccgatttccacggttttgcattcgttggaaaggtctcaggctccgtgaggtttatagcaaagacaattcaggaaaaggtaggggtagggtaggggtaggatagagtaggggttgggtagagttgggtagggttagttgaaagtatacattgagtttcacgcggacgaagtcgcgggcgtccactagtaggtttttaaaattgaattaagaaattctctaatAAGTCATTTGTGAATCTTTAATAACGACACTATCatatgttaatgttaatgaacgtgctctccgaggcatgtCGGTGtagcaccaccaacttccttACTTcggggctgagaatttttacggAAAGTGTCCTTGAAAGAAAGAAGAGTAAAATTatggataaaattaaaatattgttctgTTCCTGTTTCCAAACGCAGACATCAAATTGAAACTGACAGCATGTCGACTGACGTCTGTCATCTGTGATCTGTCATTGTCATTCATTTGACATTAATGACGTGATGGGAGATTGTGTGTTgtataaattttgttaatttaattttaaatagtaaatacaatAAAGAGTATCTTTAATTGATAAAACGATAGAATATTGTTATGAAGTATTCATTCATCATATGTGAAACTTCACAAATACGAGAACGTGATTAACAGTCAAATTGGTGATTAGTCAGTGACTTCAATGTTATGAACGTTTGCGagtaataatgatgaaatactCAACATCGCCGACTCCGTCGACGTCTTATCCGAGGAGCACGTCTCCGCTGCCGGCCCCAGCGAACTACCAGCCGACTACAGCGAGCGCCGCTGTGAAACGATACAAATACTTGAGGAGGTTGTTCAAGTTCAACCAAATGGACTTCGAGTTTGCTGCTTGGCAAATGGTGTACTTATTTGTGGCGCCACAGAAGGTTTTCAGGAATTTTAATTATAGGAAACGTGAGTATTTATTTTCTTCATCATtgttaacagccgatggacttccactgctggacatagtcctcttgcatagacttctaaacaaaacggttgcgagccgccaacatccggCGGGTCCCTTAAACCCGCTTGACGTCTTCGGTCCACTTGGGAAGGGGGTCgacaacactgcgttttccgctacgaggtcgccattccagcaccttgggaccccaacatctatcggctcttcgaactattacTACCTTTACTACctcacccattgccacttcacttcacttcgctgagctatgtcagtgactttggttcttttactAATCTCCTCATTGAGTATTTACTTAAACATTACATACTAACTATGCTATACAGTATCACCTGCATATATACTGTTTCTATgggaatattagtatagaatatagcgTGCTATTATAATCTTGGAGAGCcgtgagcccagtggatatgacctctgcctccgattccagagggtgtgggtttgaatctggtccggggcatgcacctccaacttttcagttgtctgcattttaagaaattaaatatcacatgtctcaatcggtgtaggaaaacatcatgaggaaacctgtataccagagaattatcttaattttctgtgtgtgaagtctgccaatccgcattgggccagcgtggtggactattggcctaacccctctcattctgagaggagacccgagctcagcagtgagccgaatatgggttgatgacgatgataatcTACCTGTATGTCAAATTACTTCCAGATTCATCCAACAGGCAGGAAATCCCTATTGTTCCCAAGCCTGATCTTCAGGGTCTCTAAGGTCTGATTCTTACAAGAGATGACCTTATGGAGTGTTCCGTTTCCTTATATTGTTGTATAGATTCTGatgaattttatgaatttttttctttttttttctcttttgggTTTATTTGAGATCAGTAAAGAACTATAAGTAGATGTTTTCTATGATAACTTCGCTTTTTGGGTGTATTCCCAAGtgtgaatatatatttatatatagtatcaGTTTTCAAGCCTATAATTTGTATGACTCATTAGTCATGTTTTATACATTTGCATCTCTACAATCATCTACAATCTCTTCAACAACAACTAAATGGGAGCCGTGTTAGCCCAATGAATATGACccttgcctccgattccggaaggtgtgggtttgaatccggtccggggcatgcacctccaacttttcagttgtgtgcattttaagaaattaaatatcacgcatctcaaacggtgaaggaaaacattgtgaggaaacctgcacaccagagaattccttaattctctgcgtgtgtgaagtctgccaagtggtggactattggcctaacccctctcattttgagaatagactcgagctcagcagtaagccgtatatgggttgataacaaaagAACGAACAATCAATCTTTTCATGTACAATTTCCATCTTCAGTTACTCATGattgaaaaatttaatgtaTGATAAAATAAGCTAAACATGAATTGTTTCAAACATTTCACTGTTCTTAGAATATTATTCATTTCAGATACAAAATCACAATTTGCAAGAGATGACCCTGCCTTTCTGGTTTTATTGAGTATATGGTTATTCTGTaagtactgtttttttttaatttttatttattaagtcttTAAACATAACTACTTAACATTCTctttttcctatttttttaaacaagctAGTGTGTTTTACCTTGTTGTACTTGTAACCTTTAACTTGGTGAATTTGAAACCAGCTTTGAAAGAACTATTGAAGCTTGAAAAGTGTGACTTTTTCTTACAAAACCTCTGTTATACAGTAGAACATCTTTAATTCAAACCTTGATATAAATCAATAACAGGCTTAGCTGTGAAACTTGCTGGAACTTGCTATctacaagttaatttttttatattatgtttgacTAGCTGACTCCatgcgatttcacccgcgtggttcccgttcccttaggaatacggggataatataaagcattTAGCCTTCCTTGATGAATGGGCTAACTAAAactgaaaacatttttcaaatcggaccagtagttcttgagattagtgccttcaagcaaacaaacaaacaaactctttagcttaataatatatagtatagattGCCCATAGGTCCAATGGTTAGGGCTTTGAAGCATGAGGTCTTGGGTTAGGCTATAAAAGTCCTTATATCGCCAAATTCTCTCTCTTATATGGAAGGAGGCCCTGCCCCTATAAGTGCCCTTTACAATAAGCTGAAGCTGATATTATGTTTCCAGTGTCATCCATATGCTTCGCCCTGGGCATGAGTCTGTCTTGGGGTCAACTAGTGCTATTTGTACTGTTTGTTGTGTTTGTGGACTTCATCGGGACTGGCATCCTGGTATCCACATTCTTCTGGtaagaaatagattttatcaaCTTTTTAATTGCAACTTTTTACACTAATAATGTCCTTTCTGAAGATACCTGTTATATGAAAAAATTTGGTGATAAATGAATATAACTGTCTGGCATGCTGCAATATCAGAGCAGACTATGCTTGAGTTTCGCTTGCTTCTCTCAacttacttcttcttcttcaagaaaatctgtatttaaaatCCGGTAGTAGAGTCAATGCTCACTAACAGACTtggatgtttcaaaagtgcttgttaaatACAACTTGTTTTACAACTAGGCTTTaggcttgtaaaaaataatttgaattttgaaaaagcataaataattatttttaacttttttaggaGTAATGGATTGTAGATTTTTCAATTAGGATATAACCTAGGAAATTAAGAGGACTGACCTAATGGCTTCTGTTtgctttcttcttctttctccaAAATATGCTCTCACATTTCTTGCGGTAATAGATGATTAAAATTTGATTCACTGCAGTTATTGCCACAGATACTTTAAGCACACAAAAAACAGAGTATAGTTTTAAGTGTTCTTGTCTTGCAGCAATGCCCAGTCACAGGACGCGGAAGTAATAGAATGGATTGATATGTGCAGGGAAGTGCGGGAAGGGATGGTTTACGATCCTTTATAGGCGCAAGTATCCTATGttcttctcctggctctaaactacctccctgccaattttcagctaaatcggttcagccgttttgaGTTacaagtggagtaactaacacgactttcttttataattatagagacaaataattagcaacaaattaaaattgcgactataatttgagatttaaactaTCCTATAACTCAAGTTGGATCGAACACATGTGTGCGAAT is a window encoding:
- the LOC112057698 gene encoding proclotting enzyme, with the protein product MASTIRLGKCCIFMVVGILYLTVIAKCQHPAHTVSFVQPNQLSYPYIQSGHPPWHQFTSPRKRSPDIQQYYNGPYNQQYNQYSYNQRPYQHPETLQTYPQAYDTRPSIDLINTESRNTQNDGRLLSQSAFTRISETLGAINTVGHYLIDIVNENDRNESDPNLQQLPQALYTISKNVLGRNVTDKIAPIVKKALPKVLPDAPITRIATGDLDRNDAKACTTPEGEEGICEDLSNCPQLLLNLVNLRESLCFKDLFVPGVCCPRDAVVPATQAVEKPIVSTTSKPTYLIPVTTQRPIPKPTTTKKPSAILVLTTKRPKPTITTTPRPTTTVPTTTTTRIPSTTSYYTLPPPFIANYSTVVDVNDCGQREDEGGRIVGGTESKPGAWPWMAAIYLHGSKRREFWCGGTLVGRRHVLTAAHCTRDSKQRPFPARQFSVRLGDVDLSRDDEPSRPITLRVSAVRAHDQFSRVGYYNDIAVLVLAENVHKSKYVIPICLPHGELSRQQFDGSVATVVGWGTTRYGGGESSRQLEAKLPVWRNEDCDRAYFQPITDTFLCAGYPRGGVDACQGDSGGPLMLLANGRWTQIGVVSFGNKCGEPGYPGVYTRVTQYLSWLQQNLV
- the LOC112057696 gene encoding protein unc-50 homolog; the protein is MMKYSTSPTPSTSYPRSTSPLPAPANYQPTTASAAVKRYKYLRRLFKFNQMDFEFAAWQMVYLFVAPQKVFRNFNYRKHTKSQFARDDPAFLVLLSIWLFLSSICFALGMSLSWGQLVLFVLFVVFVDFIGTGILVSTFFWFISNKYLSAAGAGGDVEWGYAFDVHINAFFPPLSLLHFFQILLFLVLHNLLSHRGFLACFVSNTFWLASIVYYLYITFLGYSNLPMIKNARVFLLPLPALFMFYIGTLLANWNLSHMLTDFYRYRVL